The Fragaria vesca subsp. vesca linkage group LG2, FraVesHawaii_1.0, whole genome shotgun sequence genome includes a window with the following:
- the LOC101294326 gene encoding F-box protein GID2-like encodes MKRGFASMAEEDDYKMKKLKVEEDEIEPEKEEEGVIVEGPGFTSLDDNLIFEVFKHVDARTLGMVSCVSKQWHKTAQDERLWELMCTRHWVNIGCGNQQLRSVVLALGGFRRLHSLYIWPFTKPQSSPSSSSSASASSAPSSPWAAAPLKPMMAAKPHARWGKDEVNLSLSLLSIRFYEKMNYSNRSQGR; translated from the coding sequence ATGAAGCGTGGGTTTGCTTCCATGGCCGAGGAGGACGATTACAAGATGAAGAAGCTAAAGGTCGAGGAAGACGAGATCGAACCAGAGAAAGAAGAAGAGGGTGTGATCGTTGAAGGACCAGGGTTTACGAGTCTGGATGATAATCTGATATTCGAGGTGTTTAAGCACGTTGATGCCAGAACACTAGGGATGGTGTCGTGTGTGAGCAAACAGTGGCACAAGACGGCCCAGGACGAGCGGCTCTGGGAGCTCATGTGTACTCGTCACTGGGTTAACATCGGCTGCGGTAATCAGCAGCTGAGATCTGTCGTTCTTGCCCTCGGTGGCTTCCGAAGGCTCCACTCGCTCTACATCTGGCCTTTCACTAAGCCTCAGTCCTCTCCTTCATCGTCTTCCTCTGCTTCTGCTTCTTCTGCTCCTTCGTCACCCTGGGCGGCGGCTCCGCTGAAGCCGATGATGGCCGCGAAGCCGCACGCTAGGTGGGGGAAGGATGAGGTGAATCTCTCGCTGTCGCTCTTGTCGATTCGGTTTTACGAGAAGATGAATTACAGCAACCGGAGCCAAGGAAGATGA